The following are from one region of the Paenibacillus bovis genome:
- a CDS encoding DUF4097 family beta strand repeat-containing protein, whose amino-acid sequence MKRSLSTGIAIIIVGVCVIGYWSYTHFNQQSTVHEQKSMPSTSIHSLNIRTSATDIELLPGEQDQITATLDGNMHTDSKENYSFTMIPEQGVMNVQVETQNNMFGIQLDPIDNLTLKIKIPSKTWDQITVMTSSGQMKLHDLAANRITTQSSSGDQQISGLQVAGTAIIQTSSGDITAEHNEAADSKWETTSGTIHSLQLSGQRTQITTSSGEIDYTEKQPVSDVELTTSSGDVNAKSAATSNSLQLQFTSSSGTANIQIPGMTFQEKSEHRITGMRGTGKLLQHIKVNTSSGDMKISQL is encoded by the coding sequence ATGAAACGTTCGTTATCTACAGGTATAGCTATAATTATAGTAGGAGTATGCGTTATCGGCTATTGGAGTTACACTCATTTTAATCAACAAAGCACTGTTCATGAACAGAAATCGATGCCTTCCACCTCTATCCATAGTCTGAACATTCGTACCTCTGCTACAGATATTGAACTGCTGCCTGGCGAGCAGGATCAGATTACAGCCACACTGGACGGGAATATGCATACAGATTCCAAGGAAAACTATTCTTTCACGATGATACCGGAACAGGGCGTTATGAATGTCCAGGTAGAGACACAGAACAATATGTTCGGTATCCAGTTAGATCCTATCGATAATTTGACATTAAAAATAAAGATTCCATCGAAAACGTGGGATCAGATCACAGTTATGACTTCGTCCGGTCAAATGAAGCTTCATGATCTTGCTGCTAACAGGATAACAACGCAATCCAGTTCCGGCGATCAGCAGATTTCCGGCTTGCAAGTAGCCGGAACCGCCATTATCCAGACCAGCAGCGGCGATATTACAGCAGAGCACAATGAAGCAGCAGATTCCAAATGGGAAACCACCAGTGGCACTATTCATTCTTTACAGCTATCCGGTCAGCGTACACAGATTACAACTTCATCCGGTGAAATCGATTATACCGAGAAGCAGCCTGTATCGGATGTAGAGCTCACTACTTCGAGTGGTGATGTAAATGCCAAAAGCGCAGCTACGAGCAACTCGCTGCAGTTACAATTTACAAGCAGCTCGGGAACAGCAAATATCCAGATCCCAGGAATGACCTTCCAGGAAAAATCCGAGCATCGTATAACCGGTATGCGGGGGACAGGCAAGCTTCTTCAGCATATAAAGGTAAACACCAGTTCCGGTGATATGAAGATCAGTCAGCTATAG
- a CDS encoding ABC transporter permease — MLKLLRLEIKKYQLWHYIKGVLIANLCFLALLVLIYVMETKDGHIPFESYDMAFMIIDSLVRATFTIFAAVLIARLFVEEYKTGSISVLFMYPVKRQKLMIAKVLIIAMFTFTTIFVSNAVMGSLFYLTNQTVHFLAEPMTSDIFMRNLRSVLISALASAGIGLIPLYIGMRRKSVPATLVSAVLIVALTGGTSNDFSMFAITAVPVSLAAVGLLSAYLSIRNVESKDIV, encoded by the coding sequence ATGCTGAAGTTACTTCGTCTGGAAATTAAAAAGTATCAATTATGGCATTACATAAAGGGTGTACTTATCGCCAACCTTTGTTTTTTGGCACTGCTGGTATTGATCTATGTCATGGAGACCAAGGACGGTCATATTCCTTTTGAGAGCTATGATATGGCATTTATGATTATTGATAGCCTGGTAAGGGCGACTTTTACCATATTCGCCGCTGTTCTGATCGCCAGACTGTTTGTGGAAGAGTATAAGACCGGATCGATTTCTGTGCTGTTTATGTATCCTGTCAAAAGGCAGAAATTGATGATTGCCAAAGTGTTGATCATTGCTATGTTTACGTTTACGACCATCTTTGTATCGAACGCGGTAATGGGAAGTCTTTTTTATTTGACGAACCAGACGGTTCATTTTCTGGCTGAACCGATGACTTCCGATATATTTATGCGTAACCTGCGGAGTGTGCTGATCAGTGCGCTGGCTTCTGCCGGGATAGGCCTGATTCCACTATATATCGGAATGCGCCGCAAGTCCGTACCTGCCACACTCGTATCCGCTGTATTGATTGTTGCTCTTACAGGTGGCACCAGCAATGATTTCTCCATGTTCGCTATTACAGCAGTTCCGGTTAGTCTGGCTGCTGTTGGGCTGCTGTCTGCATATCTGTCTATTCGTAATGTAGAAAGCAAAGATATTGTATAA